A genomic window from Pecten maximus chromosome 4, xPecMax1.1, whole genome shotgun sequence includes:
- the LOC117325463 gene encoding RNA 3'-terminal phosphate cyclase-like: MLVLTGAIFVYVRARIHFHFPLYFALTRIRMASNNSRSPIEIDGSLLEGGGQILRNAAALSCVRCCPIRVYNIRAGRSKPGLRPQHLSGLALINDICGGRLEGGNVSSQDIVIHPGKVKSGSYMADPGTAGSICLLMQAALPCLLYGPAESHLTLRGGTNADMAPQVDYYNYIFQPIVAQFGMKMDINIKRRGYFPKGGGEVEITSYPVKCLKPVTMMDVGQVVRIYGRAFVAGALPIKVASIMQKCAKDFICQDFPNTPINIDVVKEPQHMAIGTGTGIIVVAETSTGCLLAGSALGKKGVPAEQVGKTAGEALLNNLCHGGCVDEFLQDQLILLMALAKGKSQIKCGPLSLHTETAIHIAKLLTNAKFDVKELSKTSTIIECEGIGLENMQL, from the exons ATGTTGGTGCTGACTGGTGCAATATTCGTGTATGTTCGAGCCCGCATTCACTTCCATTTCCCGTTATATTTTGCATTAACGAGAATTCGAATGGCATCAAACAACTCTAGGTCACCAATTGAAATCGACGGTTCTCTTCTTGAAGGA GGAGGCCAAATATTGAGAAATGCTGCAGCCTTGAGTTGTGTGAGATGCTGTCCCATCAGAGTATACAACATAAGAGCTGGACGGAGCAAGCCAGGTCTTAG gcCGCAGCACCTGTCTGGCCTCGCGCTAATAAATGACATTTGTGGTGGTCGGTTAGAGGGTGGAAATGTTTCGTCACAGGACATAGTAATCCATCCTGGTAAAGTGAAGTCTGGATCATACATGGCTGATCCTGGTACTGCTGG GAGCATCTGTCTGCTGATGCAGGCTGCTTTACCCTGTTTGTTATACGGTCCTGCTGAGTCTCACCTGACTTTGAGGGGTGGTACCAATGCTGATATGGCACCACAGGTCGACTACTACAACTAT ATATTTCAACCCATTGTTGCTCAGTTTGGAATGAAGATGGATATCAACATTAAGAGAAG GGGTTACTTTCCAAAAGGTGGAGGGGAGGTAGAGATCACTTCCTATCCAGTAAAATGTCTAAAGCCAGTGACAATGATGGATGTTGGACAGGTGGTCAGGATATATGGTCGTGCTTTTGTGGCAGGAGCTCTTCCTATAAAG GTTGCAAGTATAATGCAGAAATGTGCAAAGGATTTTATATGTCAGGACTTCCCTAATACGCCAATTAACATCGATGTGGTGAAGGAGCCACAGCACATGGCTATTGGTACTGGTACTGGCATCAT AGTAGTAGCGGAAACATCAACAGGATGTTTACTAGCAGGGTCGGCATTAGGAAAGAAAG GAGTTCCCGCCGAGCAGGTGGGCAAGACAGCAGGTGAAGCTCTGCTCAATAATCTGTGTCATGGAGGTTGTGTAGACGAATTTCTACAGGACCAG CTAATACTTCTGATGGCTTTGGCAAAAGGAAAGTCCCAGATAAAGTGTGGACCTTTGTCTCTACACACAGAAACTGCCATACACATAGCAAAACTTCTAACCAAT gCAAAGTTTGATGTGAAAGAACTATCAAAGACTTCAACTATTATAGAATGTGAAGGAATAGGACTGGAAAATATGCAATTATGA
- the LOC117325464 gene encoding perlucin-like protein, whose translation MWIPRFLVCLLVVHSIGKVSGQEQPLFLGTPISGSRALLALAYGYVSNYALVGTTSDENTESCPEGWFKRLNRCYFFSDTPTTWYGAEAQCRIMGGYLAIPDTEAENTALTTLAQSERTRLTTALPNTPEFDRWIGLRSVDGTSVQKIITNDDPTFTSYISPEPQKLDTQMCIKMDDDNNFTWISQQCFIAYLYICERPLQVPFAYNI comes from the exons atGTGGATTCCACGGTTCCTCGTTTGTCTGTTGGTTGTGCACAGTATCGGAAAGGTCAGTGGTCAAGAACAACCACTATTTCTTGGAACACCGATATCTGGCA gTCGGGCTTTACTTGCCTTGGCGTATGGATACGTATCTAATTACGCCTTGGTGGGCACGACGTCTGATGAAAATACTG AAAGTTGCCCCGAGGGATGGTTCAAACGTCTAAACCGATGCTATTTTTTTAGTGACACGCCAACAACTTGGTACGGTGCTGAG GCACAATGTAGAATAATGGGGGGCTATCTGGCCATACCTGATACCGAGGCAGAAAATACAGCTCTGACGACATTGGCCCAATCTGAGCGAACCAGACTCACCACAGCACTGCCAAATACACCAG AGTTTGACAGGTGGATTGGGTTGAGATCTGTTGATGGTACGTCTGTCCAAAAGATCATCACTAATGACGACCCGACATTCACCAGCTACATCAGTCCTGAACCACAGAAGTTGGATACACAAATGTGCATTAAAATGGACGACGATAACAACTTTACTTGGATATCACAACAATGTTTCATAGCTTACCTCTATATATGTGAGCGGCCACTA cAAGTTCCGTTTGCATATAACATCTAG